Proteins from one Mercurialis annua linkage group LG7, ddMerAnnu1.2, whole genome shotgun sequence genomic window:
- the LOC126657445 gene encoding 50S ribosomal protein L6, chloroplastic has translation MASSITSSFHTSHLRSVFLGERNGICVPIVPQTRIGFAKKTIECKESRIGKQPIEVPSTVTFALNGQDVQVKGPLGELSLSYPREIKIEREENGLIRVKKALETRRANQMHGLFRTLTDNMVVGVSKGFEKRLQLVGVGYRATVEGTDLVLSLGFSHPVRMAIPDDLKVKVEENTRIIISGYDKCNIGQFAASVRKWRPPEPYKGKGVRYVNEVIRLKEGKAGKKK, from the exons ATGGCTTCTTCAATTACCTCCTCTTTTCATACCAG CCATCTGAGATCTGTATTTTTGGGTGAGAGAAATGGAATTTGTGTACCTATTGTTCCACAAACTCGAATTGGCTTTGCAAAGAAGACTATAGAATGCAAGGAGTCACGAATAGGTAAGCAGCCAATTGAGGTGCCTTCCACTGTGACCTTTGCGCTGAATGGCCAAGATGTTCAAGTTAAGGGTCCGTTGGGGGAGCTTTCATTAAGTTATCCTCGAGAAATCAAGATTGAAAGAGAGGAAAATggattaattagagtaaaaaagGCATTGGAAACAAGAAGAGCCAACCAAATGCATGGACTTTTCAG GACACTTACAGACAACATGGTGGTGGGAGTTTCCAAAGGATTTGAGAAGAGACTTCAATTAGTTGGTGTTGGTTATCGTGCCACCGTAGAAGGAACAGACTTGGTATTAAGTCTGGGATTCTCTCACCCAGTCCGAATGGCAATTCCTGATGACCTAAAAGTGAAAGTGGAAGAAAACACCAGGATCATTATTAGCGGATACGATAAGTGCAACATTGGTCAATTTGCTGCTTCTGTTAGGAAATGGAGACCTCCTGAACCATACAAGGGTAAAGGTGTCAGGTATGTCAATGAAGTTATCAGATTAAAGGAAGGAAAAGCAGGCAAGAAGAAATGa
- the LOC126656205 gene encoding HMG1/2-like protein yields MKGPLNVVVAHKKPEIMKARKAEAKAPKKKNSVANNTKDPNAPKRPASAFFVFMEEFRKYFKEKFPDNKAVAAVGKAGGEKWKSLTDAEKAPYAEKALKRKAEYETVLAAYKKQKLNGSIEKSEEGSEKSISEVHNEEEQEASS; encoded by the exons GATCATGAAGGCACGCAAAGCAGAGGCAAAGGCACCAAAGAAGAAGAACTCGGTTGCTAATAATACTAAGGATCCTAATGCTCCTAAACGTCCTGCTTCtgctttttttgttttcat GGAGGAGTTCAGGAAATACTTCAAGGAGAAGTTTCCTGATAACAAAGCAGTCGCCGCT GTAGGGAAAGCAGGTGGTGAGAAGTGGAAATCTCTCACTGATGCG GAGAAAGCTCCATATGCTGAAAAGGCACTGAAGAGGAAAGCTGAGTATGAGACAGTTCTTGCAGCTTACAAGAAGCAGAAACTT AATGGAAGCATCGAGAAGTCGGAGGAAGGATCTGAGAAATCGATTTCTGAAGTTCACAATGAGGAGGAGCAGGAAGCCAGCTCTTAG